The DNA window TTTTAATAAAAAGCTATTGGAATGGACTAAAAGATACTAAGGTCGAGCCGGCTCCTTTGCAACCGGAAAAAATAAGATCACGACGAGCAGTGCCCGGCCGGCGCCTCGCTTGGCGGACGGCGGCACCTCTTCTACCTTCCCTGCAGCATCAACTCCTGGCGCCAGCGGACCGCGAGTGGAACCCTCTCCATGCAGCGCCCGCCTGAGGTGGCTACGGCGCTCGATCCCGGGGACGACGCCCGCTCCAGACGGCGGCGGCATTCGATTCCAGTGACGACGTCCACTCCCAGCGGAGGAGCCCGCTGTTTGAGCATGATGCAGGCCGTGAAGGACCGCAGCCTGCAGGTCACGCACGCAGCGCTCCTATAGGCCGACTGATTCTTTTCCCTGCCAGCCCCAGGCCTGCTCCCTGCGACTCTGCGAGGCTGCGATAttgcggcggccggcgacggcggcggcgcggcgcctcGGTAAGTCGGCGTGCTCCGAGGCGGCGTAAGGTTTTGACGATGAATCGATGACGAATCGGCTACCAAGGCGGTAGCGTCGGTTCGACTTCGCAGAGAAACACAAGGGCACGCAGGCCAGATGGACGTAACAGGTCGATGGAAATCAACAGGCAGGTTAGGTTACTGGCCATTTGGGCCTGTACCTTGTAGCGGCCCAAAAATTTGGGGATCTGATGCCGTCGGCCCACTTGCACTGGGCCATGTACGGACCTGAAGCCTTGGCAACCTGACCAAAGTAAGATACATCCACCTCAGCGGAAACCACCTATCAGGGCCCGTACCATCTTCACTAGGCAACCTTAGGAAACTTGACCTCGGTCAGAACAGGTTGAGTATCCTGCCAAATCTTGCTGACCTGAATGCACTTTATCTCGCCAGGTTTCCTTCCCCAAGAGACTGGGTTGCTGGCCAAGTTGAACGTACTGGATTTGTACTCAAACCAGCTAAGAGTGAGATATACCAGCTAAGTTGAACGTCGAAATACCAGCGGAATTTAGCACCAATTGTCGGGAAATATACCGCCTGAATTCGGTCGTATGAGTGAACTGCAGTATCTGTGAATAAGTTGAACGGGTCGATGCCGGAAGAGATTGGGAGTTGCACTAAGCTAGAATCCTTGATGGTTAACCATAACAGGTTGAGTGGAGATTTGCCAGCGTCCATTGGTAACCTGAGGAACCTGCACATTGTGTTGGATGCCAGCGGCAACAAACTCACAGGTGAGCTACCTGCACAGCTTGGGAACTTGGCGATGTTGGAGCTCTTGAACCTCTCCCATAATCAGTTCAGTGGAAGCATTCCGAAATCCATTGCTGGCATGGTTAAGTCCGTCAACACTTGATGTGTCATACAACAGCTTGGGAGGGCCTCTTCCAATAGGACGACTATTCCACAATGCCACAATAGGATGGTTCCTGCACAACAAAGGCTTGTGTGGCAATATCTCAGGCCTGCCAACATGCTCTTCAACTTCAGAAATGGAATATCAGAGGAGGGATTCAAACAATGGTGCTTGCAATTTATATCCCCCTGTGTGTAGCTACTAGTCTTGCACTTTTTGCTGTTGCTACGACTATTCACAAAAGGAGCATGCAGCAAAACACTATGTACACAGATAGAATAGATGTGCTTTCAGTGTGGAATTTTGATGGAAAACTAGCATTTGAAGATATTAACGCAGCTACAGAAAACTTCAGTGAAAGATGTATAGTAGGCTCAGGGGGCTATGGCACTGTCTACAAAGCTCATCTTCAAGGAGGGAGATTGGCTGCAGTGAAAAAACTTCATCAAACAGATGAACAAACGATTGATGAAAAGAGATTCCTTAGTGAAATTGAAGtgaagtgctgacgaagatacGGCATAGAAGCATCGGCAAGCTGTATGGATTTTGCTCTCATACAAGGTACAAGTTTCTAGTATATGATTACATCGAGAGAGGAAATCTTCATGCTACCTTGCAAAATGAGGAGCTTGCAAAGGAACTAGACTGGCAGAAGCGAGTTGCCATTGCAAAAGACGGGGCTCAAGCTATCTACTACTTGCACCATGGATAACAAGTAACAACATCTTGCTAGATGCAGATTTCAAGGCTGGCTTGTGTTTCAGATTTTGGAATAGCAAGGATGCTAAAACCCGATTCATCCAATTGGAGCGAACTAGTAGGAACATATGGTTATATAGCCCCCGGTATGTAGTCAGTTACTTTCTTCTACATTGCAAATATATTCTTGTTACCATTTACGAATATCAAATATACTGCAGTTTGGTTTCATGTTTGATTATTGATTTGTTCTTTAATTTGATTTTTGATGCAGAGCTTTTCTTACACATCAGTGGTGACAACGAAATGCGATGTCTACAGCTTCGGTGTCGTTGCGCTGGAGATTGTGATGGGGATGTACACCTCAGAGATACAGTACCTTGCTTCCAGGGAACAGCATCGGGAGCTTGTAATGGAGGATATGTTGGACAAGCGCCAATCATCTCCAACAATTGTAGAAGAGAACGAAATTGCTCTTCTTGTGGAACTGGCATTTGCTTGCCTGCAAACTTCTCCTCAGTTTAGGCCAGAGATGGAGGATGTCTATCTGAAACTGGCTCTGCACAAACCACCTTCTTCGTTTGCCTCACCTTCTCATGCACCTAGACCAGAAGAAATAATAGAAGTGTTAGGTCATCTGTGTTGTGTCAAGCAATTCATAGTGTTAATACTGTTAATGCAAAGTGATAAAATCTCAACGACAATGTGAAATTGCAACAACGTGGTATTATAAGAAGCATAGTCCATTCCACAATCTACACAATGCCAAGTTCTCTATACAATACAGTTTCAAGTTACAGCAACAATCAGGTCACTGCCACTTTCAGGGCAGAACCATTGTGTACATTTCTATCTCGCTAACAGGCAAGACCACTCATTCACTCCCTTCTTCGGCTTTTGTGATGGTGGTGATGGCGATGCTTGGATTTCTTCGTgtccttttccttccttttatccctcttctcttttttctcagacttccttttcttttccttcttgcTCTGTGGTTCAGAGCTCGATCCCCTTCCGTCCAACGTTTCCTTGCACCAATGATCATCAGGAGACTTGGACCTCAAAAACAAAGGCTTTTCTGGGCCTTGTACTCGACGTTCCCATTTTTCTTCCAAACGTATATCAGGACTAGGTCCGTTTTCATGACAACGGGATGAAGAATCAAGGTATGGACCAGGCTCGTCCATCCTAGAACCAATGGCCCCACGTCCTCGTTTCACCCTAACAAAATAGCAACAATACACTTGTTAAGCAACACAAGGAAATAGGTAACGCATGGAAAGGTTTACATCATTAACAAATTTAAATACATAATATAATAGCATAATAGCATTCATAGACAGAATAATGTGGTACTTATATTGCTATACAAAATAATCTAACTAACTATATTTTCAATTGCTAAAAAAATGAACATCATCCTAAAGGTATTCCATATAGAAATATATTGATACAAATTTTGTATATCGAACATGCATATAATTTAACTCATTGTtggtcaaaatctacaaaagCTTAACTTTTACAAAAACAAATTACACCTATCATTGATTGATGGACAAAGGGAGTACTATCGAAGATGTATATAGATTGCATGTTTTTTCATAGACGATTATGAGTAAAATAATATCAGTTATATGCAGGTGTTACATCAAGAAAATAATGGATATTTCTTGCATTAAAGAAAATAATGGATATTCTAACTGACCTTGAATGAAGAAATCTTTCAATTTCGTCTTCCTTGAGACCATCCTCCTGGTCTGAGTAAGAAGTACTATAAGTGGTCCCTTCTTGTTCAACCCTTGAGCTGGAGCTATGGTTTCTCATTTCACTTTTGCGCTTCTCGCCTCTAGAATCATCACAATCTTTACTTCTGCCTTTCATCTTTGACTCCAACTCCAGCTCCTTTTCCCTAGCACGCCACATTTCATTGATCTCCACAACACGGTTTGCTGCAGTACAACAACATATTTCAATTCAGACTTACTAAAGATCTATTTGATGTCAATAAAAAAATTGTGACACAGGGCCAATAATACTTTTGACCCTTAAGAATGTGACGTCAATATACTTTTAAATAACCAAATTAGAATTTCTACAAGATTACATGAATCCAACTGTTTTTCCCCCTAGTTTGGTAAGTTTCTACAGGATTTCCTTCGCAAACATAGACAATACAGAAAAAAGAGTGGCAATGATTCAATAAATTGAAGATGCAGATGCATCATTCAAGCAACTAACACCAAGGGAATGCCACAATGCTAACCTTGCTGAACTCCACGAACAGTCGCTGTGAGGAACCGTGAGTTTGGACGATGCCTTACATTAGGCTTTCGTAGATATGCATGAACACCTTCCCTGTCAGCCTCTATCTGTAATCTCCGTGCCTCTTCAAGTAGTAAAGATGCCAGACGATTCTCTGTCTCCAGATCCATTGTCTAACTCTGAGTTCAACAACTGGCTGTCCAGAAATGAAATCTTTACTAATAGAATAAACATATAAATTATTGGCATATTGCTACAGGGATATACTTATGATGAAGCATGAAAGTTCTTTAGAGCGAAAAACAAAAGGAACCTCGGCTTTCTGAATTTCCATCATATAATTGATCTGCACTATTTTGCTTGGGCGTATGGGAATGTGCCTTTGGCAATAAAAGAACTTATTACTATAGTGTTTGATCAAATTAAGTTGTAAGATTCAAGCAGTCTCATTGAAACTAATAATTTGTCAGGTCAACCCAGGAAAGCTGAAATGCACCAGAGTGATGTGGTAAAGTTGATGCATGGATCTGGAGCACGCAAGGTAACAGTGGTTGCAAAGGAACAGTGCAGGATGTTGCTTGGTGTAAGCTATGTACTACTTTACAAATGATCCAAACAGAACATGGACACTAAAAAATAGATATCCTAAAAACATTCTATAATGAGCAATTGCAATAACGGAATTCATGAATTGGTTCATATAAATGCTATCCATCCCGACAAAAAAAATTACTATAACATTAACAGCCTAAAGATGTCTTTAAAAGACTAAAACTGGACCCGATGAGGAGTCATGAATGGCAAAAGTAACCAAATTTAATTGAGTATTTCTTAAGAAACCACTCTTAAGGATAAACCTAGGTTAAACACAAAGCAATTACTAGTGTCATAAAGGTCACACATGACACAAGAAGTTGCATAAGTTGAACAGAAACACTACAATTTGTTCAATTAAATAAGAAATTTGCCACGAAACAGGTCAGCAGGAATGGAAAAACCATGCACATCCCACTAAACGTACACAGGAccttcagagaaaagattatagATCTTTGGGCCATATTTTACGGTGAACTATGGCTTGAGTGCTTGACTCTTTCGGAATTTTTTATAAGTACCAAACATACATCTGCGCCCATAGAGCGAGTCTATCAGATACCAGATAATGCTGCGGCGCAAGAACGATACGTAACCACGAGGAAACACAGAACAAGCAGCCTGCTTTGCCCAACCTCCTCCAAACATGGTCTGGCACAACGTGTAGCCGGGGGGATCGAGTGGAACCCCCCAAAATTCAATTTCTTCGCAAACTTCGCCAGCTTCTACCAGTACCTCTCCACGCAACAAGCAATGCGTACTAGTAGAGCAGGAAAAATCTGAATTTGGTTGCTCACGGCTCACGGGTCGCAGCACATGAAAGATCCCGCCGAACAGGACGCGGCGCGATCCGGCCGAGCAGCCAAGCAAGGTTAGGGTTCCTTACCAGGTGAAGGAGAGGCCTGTCCAGGCCCGGATGGATCCCCTCCCCGCGCCGGTCCTCTAGCGccgaggaggagggggacgacgaagacggcggcgggcgCGAGAGACGGAACCCCTTCGCGGTGGGGGGGCCGGGCAGGCGGCGAGCTCCGCTCCGGCGGAAGGAGGCGCGGAGGCGCCCTTGGCCGGCGGAGAGCGCTCGATGGGGGGCGCGAGCGGGCCGAGGAGGCGGGGGTGGGTCGTGAAGGAAGAGGCGCACGCGTTctttcctcgccgccgcgtcgccgccgccgtggggagagaggaggggaggagggcTCGGTTGGTTGGGTACAGCTGGATCCCTGCCAGACGAGTTCGGTGGGACCGTGGGAGAGAGGTGAGCGAGAGCAAGCCCAGACCCGGCCCGTTGGTCTGATGAGCAGGATGCCGGCCCGTTCGAGGGTTCGAAGAAGGTTAACATTTTGGCAACAGATTAACGTCCATCCTCACTCCAAAATTTACCTCTCgctgcttcttttcatctttTGCATTGTTCCATGCTCTCCCTACTTAGACCCTGAAATGTTCAAGCTGAGCATGGGAACCAAAGCAATACATAGTATATCGTGCTCATGTTACATTATATATCTAATTCGTAGAGCCGATCAGACTACCAACATATAATAGATTGCACTGTGTGCATCTGACTAGAAGATTATATAGGCTACCAAACATCTTTATGAAAAAATAATGGTCGGGTGGCTAATGGTCAATATGTAACGCTTAAAGCAGCCACGGTGTAGACGAGGCTTGAAGGTTTCATCACCATGACATACATAAGTGATACTCTAGCTCTTGTTTTATTACAGTGTGCGACATCGATGCCCAAAATCTGATCCATCTCACAATCAAATAGTATGATAGAAATAGTATTGTAAACAATCATTTCTTCTTTTTCATCGGCTTTCCTCTGCACACCTACGTGACAGGCTTGCTATACAATAGTTTTCTGCTGATCGAGCATCGGGGCTTGTACTATCATTGGTGCTGGCATTTTTCAACTCAGCAACGGCAGTTGCAATGGCAAAATCGAGGTTTGAAATTTCTCTCTTCTACTGGAGCATCGCCTTCTACTCACGTTGTGGCTGCTCTTATTGAGAAATAAATTACTTACTTTGTTTTCATGCTTGGACTGGCGGTTTGGGGTTTTCAGGTCGATCCATCTCAGCCCATCCCAAAAGCCTGGCCCAACCCGGCCCGAGATTTATATAACATTATCAAATCACATGAAGCAAAGCTCATGGCTGAGACGGGGAGGCCGCGCCAGCTCACCAACGCCCGCGCTATCCAAACCCCCGCGCATCCGCAACGGTAAAGCCGCGCCGCCGATGGCTTCCGctcccgcgcccccgccgtcgccgtcgccgtcgccgtgccccGACGCACGGGCCCCGCGCGtcgtccgcgcgccgccgcggcgtcccccgccccgcgcgcccggTCCTCCGCCCTGGGCGGAGCGCCGCCCCGCGGTGTCCGTCGACCTCGACCGCGGCCGCCGGGCGGCCCGCGCCGAGGTGGAAGGCGTCCGCGCCGCGTCGCTCCCCGCGCGGCACCGCCTGCGCGTGGAGGGCACCCGGTGGCAGCGGGACTGGAAGGTGTCCGAGGCCGCCGCGCGCGTGCTCGCGCTGCCCCCCGCCGACGCGCACGCCGTCGACGCCGTGCTCAACAGCTGGGCCGGCCGCTTCGCCCGCCGCAATTTCCCGCTCCTCATCCGCGTATGCCCCCCGTTCTCTCTTTGCTTGCCACCTGCTTGCTACGTGTTCGATGAGATGACTGTTGGTGCGGATGCCACTATTGGCTAGTAGTGTGCGGTGTGCCATTCAAATGGGTCGAGGGGAGCGGAAAAAATAGTTCTTTTTACCGCTAAATTGGTACGATTGGCATGTAATTTGCCACCCTGGCCCACATTCAGTGACTCAGATGGACCCACCCACGCCCACATTTAGTTTTGTGCCACTAAATTGGTGCGAGGGGAGCAGGACGTCACTGAACTATGTTGCTTGAACTTATAGTACAGCATTTATTTTGTTTAGTTCATCTTGAGTTCCAGTTGTTATTGACGTCCGAGTCATTCATGGTTGGGCATATGTTCAATTTCGATATGCAAGGATTCTTGGTTTGTTGATAACATGATAGTTAAGTTATCATAGTAGTTTTAACTTTTAAGTATTCTATGTCAACTATCTTTTGGCGCTTTATCTAAGGACTCAACTACAATAGTCCTGCATCTATTTGCAGGTGGCATAGGCAACTCTGCTGATATATTTTAGTTGTCCACGGAGTCCTTAATTGTGTACGCTAGTTCCATTTACTTTGTTCACGATTTTCAGTATGTCTCAAAACCTATGGTTTTCTCATTCAGTCCAGAAAATCTAGTTATTCTCTCAAGATTCAGTTGCCACCATCATTTTTGTGCTCCCAATATTGATTTATTAGAGTGTATGGTAGAATCCCCTAGTAGCTACTTCATTTGCAAGTTGTTGTTCTTATTTATAACTAACCAAAAATCTCCATAAATTCACTAAATACAAGCTAGCCTGTTCCAGTGATAATGAACTCACACAGTTTGTATCACTTGTAGGAAATCACAATTTCTGGATCCTTGAAACATGCTGTACATGTGTTCCGCTGGATGAAAAATCAGGAGAATTACTGTGCTCGTAATGACATTTATGGCATGATGATAAGGTTACATGCTAGACACAATCAGGTTGATCAGGCACGTGGCCTGTTTTTTGAGATGCAAGAATGGCGGTATGAGTGCTATATGTCATACTTTCAACACCTTAATCAATATCGACCTATTATTTTCTTTCACCCTTACTAGAAGTCATAGAGCCATATCACTCCTAGAATGGCTTTTTGTTTAAACTAAGAAAACAAGTTTGTTGTAGGAGGTCTACTGCTTCAGCATATTAGACTGCCATTCAGAAAATTTGTGGTGTTGTAATGTTATTATGTCACATCAATAAGACATCTTCTTAAAATATAATTTACATGCATCTTTTGTTCTTGTATTGTTTTATCATTAGTTTGGTTAAATGATAGCCTTACAATTATCTGATCACTCTTGGCCTTTTTGTTTTACTTAAATGGTATATCCATAGGTGCAAACCTGATGCTGATACATACAACTCTTTGATCCATGCTCATGCTCGAGCTGGCCAGTGGCGTTGGGCCATCAacatcatggaagatatgcaaCGTGCTGCTGTAAGTACATTACTATGAAGGCATGACTTTCTGGATAACTGCTTTAAAAAATAAACAATTGAACTTTACATGCTTGTAAAGATATTCTACATAACTAGCATCTTGAGGCTCCTGTAATATTACTGAATGATAAACATCATCATATAGATAATCCGAGTCATTATACGTCATGGTTGGTTTAGTTTGCTCCTGTAAGAGATACCTTTTTGTTGCAGATACCTCCTAGTCGAACTACATATAATAATGTAATAAATGCATGTGGAGCTGCTGGTAACTGGAAGAAAGCTTTAGAGCTTTGTAAGAAGATGACTGAAAATGGTGTAGGACCGGATTTGATCACACACAACATTGTTTTGTCCGCTTTCAAGAATGGAGCTCAGTATTTGAAAGCCATAGCTTACTTTGAAATTATGAAATCATCTAATGTTGCCCCTGATACATTCACTTGGAATATTGTGATCCATTGCCTTGTAAAGGTTGGGCAGTATGGAGAAGCTATTGAGTTGTTTAACTCAATGAGGGAAAAAAGAACAATATGTCCTCCAGATGTTGTTACATATACTAGCATAATGTATTCTTATTCTGTTTGTGGGCAAGCTGAAAATTGCAAGGCAGTCTTTGATATGATGGTTGCTGAAGGTGTCAGGCCTAATATTGTATCCTACAATGCACTTTTGGGTGCTTATGCCTCACATGGTATGCACAAAGAGGCCTTGGAAACTTTTAAATTACTGAAGCAAAATGGATTGAGACCTGATATAGTTTCCTATACCTCCTTACTTAATGCTTATGGTAGATCTGCACAACCTGAGAAGGCTAGGGAGGTCTTTAATGAGATGAGGAAGAATGCATGCAAACCAAACAAAGTCAGTTACAATGCACTTATTGATGCTTATGGATCTACTGGAATGTTGAAGGAAGCTATTAGTTTGCTGCAAGAAATGGAGAGAGATGGCATTCAACCGGATGTTGTTTCAATAAGTACACTGTTAACAGCATGTGGCCGCTGCAGACAACTAACTAAAATTGACACAATTCTTGCAGCAGCTAAGTCTCGAGGGATCGAACTAAATACAGTTGCTTACAACTCAGGCATCGGAAGCTATTTAAGTTTGGGTGATTATGAGAAAGCTTTGGAGTTGTACGCATTAATGAGGACACGCAATGTGAAGCCAGATGCTGTAACTTACAATGTACTCATTAGTGGATCATGTAAATTGGGAAGGTATGCAGAATCTCTGAAATTTTTTGAAGACATGATGGACCTGAAAATTCATTTGACCAAGGAAGTCTACTCGTCCGTCATTTGTTCATATGTCAAACAAGTAAGTATTGCTGACATTAACTATCTGGTTCCCTGTAAAGAATTGGTATGCTAACAATCGTTTAATTCAGGGAAAACTAAGCGAAGCAGAATCCACTTTTAGTTCTATGAAAGAATCTGGTTGCTTCCCTGATGTTTTGACATATACTGCAATGATTAAAGCCTATAGCGATGATGGTAAGATTCTCTTATGATGAGAAAATGTTTCAATAATTTTAAGTTTTCAACTAATCCTGTGTCCATATGGATCATAAGGGAGCTGGAGGAGAGCGTGGGACCTATTCAAAGAGATGGAAAGTAATGATGTGCAACCAGATGCCATTGTATGTTCATCCCTCATGGAAGCATTGAATAATGGAAGCCAACCTGAAAGGGTCCTTCAGTTGATGAAATTCATGAAGCAAAAACAGATACCATTGAACCAAAAGGCTTATTTTGAGATAATAGCTTCATGCAGCATGTATGTTTATCCACCGTCTTAAGTTGCATGTGCACTGTAACTAGTTTATTATTGTTGAAATAGTATTCACTGTCCATTATTATTTTAACTTGTTAAATGCATATATACGTTGATGTAGTGACACAATGTTGGTAGTTTGCACGACATATTTAGGTGTGGGTAACTTTCTGGTTTCTGCCACGTTAAATAGTATTATGCAGACGAACTTTTGTATTACGATTTGTATTTATTATGATACCATTTGAGATAGCAGGATAAAACCTTGGGGTGGGTGAGATCTCTCTTATTTCTGTTTGATCAAAATTTTTTAGTTCACAAACTGATGTTTGAGGCTACCGGGTCTGTTTGTTTGCTTACTCTGTTCAAATGATAGTTCAGTAATTCAGTGACATCGTCTTT is part of the Panicum hallii strain FIL2 chromosome 2, PHallii_v3.1, whole genome shotgun sequence genome and encodes:
- the LOC112881982 gene encoding protein FAM133-like; this translates as MDLETENRLASLLLEEARRLQIEADREGVHAYLRKPNVRHRPNSRFLTATVRGVQQANRVVEINEMWRAREKELELESKMKGRSKDCDDSRGEKRKSEMRNHSSSSRVEQEGTTYSTSYSDQEDGLKEDEIERFLHSRVKRGRGAIGSRMDEPGPYLDSSSRCHENGPSPDIRLEEKWERRVQGPEKPLFLRSKSPDDHWCKETLDGRGSSSEPQSKKEKKRKSEKKEKRDKRKEKDTKKSKHRHHHHHKSRRRE
- the LOC112881978 gene encoding pentatricopeptide repeat-containing protein At2g41720-like isoform X2, with the translated sequence MKQSSWLRRGGRASSPTPALSKPPRIRNGKAAPPMASAPAPPPSPSPSPCPDARAPRVVRAPPRRPPPRAPGPPPWAERRPAVSVDLDRGRRAARAEVEGVRAASLPARHRLRVEGTRWQRDWKVSEAAARVLALPPADAHAVDAVLNSWAGRFARRNFPLLIREITISGSLKHAVHVFRWMKNQENYCARNDIYGMMIRLHARHNQVDQARGLFFEMQEWRCKPDADTYNSLIHAHARAGQWRWAINIMEDMQRAAIPPSRTTYNNVINACGAAGNWKKALELCKKMTENGVGPDLITHNIVLSAFKNGAQYLKAIAYFEIMKSSNVAPDTFTWNIVIHCLVKVGQYGEAIELFNSMREKRTICPPDVVTYTSIMYSYSVCGQAENCKAVFDMMVAEGVRPNIVSYNALLGAYASHGMHKEALETFKLLKQNGLRPDIVSYTSLLNAYGRSAQPEKAREVFNEMRKNACKPNKVSYNALIDAYGSTGMLKEAISLLQEMERDGIQPDVVSISTLLTACGRCRQLTKIDTILAAAKSRGIELNTVAYNSGIGSYLSLGDYEKALELYALMRTRNVKPDAVTYNVLISGSCKLGRYAESLKFFEDMMDLKIHLTKEVYSSVICSYVKQGKLSEAESTFSSMKESGCFPDVLTYTAMIKAYSDDGSWRRAWDLFKEMESNDVQPDAIVCSSLMEALNNGSQPERVLQLMKFMKQKQIPLNQKAYFEIIASCSMLREWKTASEIIEQLDSSLSSISVGTLNHLLNFLGKCGKTESMMKLFYKMVTSCSTVGLSTYTVLLRNLLVVGKWRKYIEVLQWMEDAGVRPTLYMYQSVLPYIWRDNSMDYVTLMQEKINALREKVT
- the LOC112881978 gene encoding pentatricopeptide repeat-containing protein At2g41720-like isoform X1 yields the protein MKQSSWLRRGGRASSPTPALSKPPRIRNGKAAPPMASAPAPPPSPSPSPCPDARAPRVVRAPPRRPPPRAPGPPPWAERRPAVSVDLDRGRRAARAEVEGVRAASLPARHRLRVEGTRWQRDWKVSEAAARVLALPPADAHAVDAVLNSWAGRFARRNFPLLIREITISGSLKHAVHVFRWMKNQENYCARNDIYGMMIRLHARHNQVDQARGLFFEMQEWRCKPDADTYNSLIHAHARAGQWRWAINIMEDMQRAAIPPSRTTYNNVINACGAAGNWKKALELCKKMTENGVGPDLITHNIVLSAFKNGAQYLKAIAYFEIMKSSNVAPDTFTWNIVIHCLVKVGQYGEAIELFNSMREKRTICPPDVVTYTSIMYSYSVCGQAENCKAVFDMMVAEGVRPNIVSYNALLGAYASHGMHKEALETFKLLKQNGLRPDIVSYTSLLNAYGRSAQPEKAREVFNEMRKNACKPNKVSYNALIDAYGSTGMLKEAISLLQEMERDGIQPDVVSISTLLTACGRCRQLTKIDTILAAAKSRGIELNTVAYNSGIGSYLSLGDYEKALELYALMRTRNVKPDAVTYNVLISGSCKLGRYAESLKFFEDMMDLKIHLTKEVYSSVICSYVKQGKLSEAESTFSSMKESGCFPDVLTYTAMIKAYSDDGSWRRAWDLFKEMESNDVQPDAIVCSSLMEALNNGSQPERVLQLMKFMKQKQIPLNQKAYFEIIASCSMLREWKTASEIIEQLDSSLSSISVGTLNHLLNFLGKCGKTESMMKLFYKMVTSCSTVGLSTYTVLLRNLLVVGKWRKYIEVLQWMEDAGVRPTLYMYQSVLPYIWRDNSMDYVTLMQEKISEQCIFSWMTHFIFAHIRCIEREGNMTPDISAFV